In Choloepus didactylus isolate mChoDid1 chromosome X, mChoDid1.pri, whole genome shotgun sequence, a genomic segment contains:
- the F9 gene encoding coagulation factor IX: protein MQCLNMIMAEPSGLITICLLGYLLSAECTVFLDHENANKILNRPKRYNSGKLEEFVQGNLERECIEEKCSFEEAREVFENTEKTTEFWKQYVDGDQCESNPCLNGGMCKDNINSYECWCQVGFEGKNCELDATCSIKNGRCKQFCKKGDDNKVVCSCTTGYRLAKDKKSCEPAGQNLHTLFKALQIHSPNPYLNL, encoded by the exons ATGCAGTGCCTGAACATGATCATGGCAGAACCATCTGGCCTCATCACCATCTGCCTTCTAGGATATCTACTCAGCGCTGAATGTACAG tttttcttgaTCATGAAAATGCCAACAAAATTCTGAATCGGCCAAAGAGGTATAATTCAGGCAAACTAGAAGAGTTTGTTCAAGGGAACCTTGAGAGAGAATGCATAGAAGAAAAGTGCAGTTTTGAAGAAGCACGAGAAGTCTTTGAAAACACTGAAAAGACT aCTGAATTTTGGAAGCAGTATGTCG ATGGAGATCAGTGTGAGTCCAACCCATGTTTAAATGGTGGCATGTGCAAGGATAACATTAATTCCTATGAATGCTGGTGTCAAGTTGGATTTGAAGGAAAGAACTGTGAATTAG ATGCAACATGCAGCATAAAGAATGGCAGATGCAAGCAGTTTTGTAAAAAGGGCGATGACAACAAGGTGGTGTGTTCCTGTACCACGGGATACCGTCTTGCAAAAGACAAGAAGTCCTGTGAACCTGCAGGTCAAAATCTACATACATTATTTAAAGCTTTGCAGATACATTCTCCAAATCCATATCTGAACCTTTAA